A portion of the Chryseobacterium tructae genome contains these proteins:
- a CDS encoding nuclear transport factor 2 family protein, protein MNKMAIILLIFTSFCFGQQNQEIERPIRNLFLGMKNADAELVKTAFAENAILQTITKDGAVKNDSVQDFIDSVSKFTKGDLDERILVEAIHTDGRLASVFTPYSFYLKGKLSHCGANSFQLIQQNSEWKIQYIIDTRRKDNCKEIK, encoded by the coding sequence ATGAATAAAATGGCCATAATTCTTCTCATATTCACTAGCTTCTGTTTCGGACAGCAAAATCAGGAAATAGAAAGGCCTATTCGTAACCTGTTTCTTGGCATGAAAAATGCGGATGCAGAGCTTGTAAAAACAGCTTTTGCTGAAAATGCTATTTTGCAAACCATTACAAAGGATGGAGCTGTAAAAAACGATAGTGTACAGGATTTTATTGATTCTGTTTCAAAGTTTACCAAGGGTGATCTGGATGAAAGAATTTTAGTAGAAGCTATTCATACAGATGGAAGGCTGGCAAGCGTATTTACTCCCTATAGCTTCTATCTGAAAGGAAAATTATCTCATTGTGGAGCTAACAGTTTTCAATTAATTCAGCAAAACAGTGAGTGGAAAATTCAATATATTATTGATACCAGAAGAAAGGATAATTGCAAGGAAATAAAATAA
- the gloA2 gene encoding SMU1112c/YaeR family gloxylase I-like metalloprotein — protein sequence MKIHHIAIIGSDYEVSKNFYTEIIGLQIVREVYREERQSYKLDLAIGDHYVIELFSFPKPPARPSRPEACGLRHLAFSVENVMEKRNELIGKGLDCEEIRIDEFTGKEFFFTQDPDQLPLEFYEM from the coding sequence ATGAAAATCCACCATATTGCCATCATTGGTTCAGATTACGAAGTGTCAAAGAATTTTTATACAGAGATTATAGGGTTACAGATTGTCCGTGAAGTGTACCGTGAAGAAAGGCAGTCTTATAAACTGGATCTGGCTATAGGAGATCATTATGTGATTGAACTGTTCTCTTTTCCCAAGCCTCCTGCAAGGCCATCTCGCCCTGAGGCATGTGGCTTAAGGCATCTTGCTTTTTCGGTTGAAAATGTAATGGAAAAGCGAAACGAATTGATAGGAAAGGGGCTAGATTGTGAAGAGATTCGTATTGATGAGTTCACAGGAAAAGAATTTTTCTTTACTCAGGATCCAGACCAGTTGCCGTTGGAGTTTTATGAAATGTAA
- a CDS encoding DUF1634 domain-containing protein — protein MKKNFTDVDLNRSVGNLLRLGVILSVATSLIGFIKLFTEGFEMPKKYTSLAVSSSSDKVWSHFWDSLCKGEGMAIIQLGILILILTPLMRIIFALIGYLKEKDYVYVFISSIVLAIMAVSFFAGYAH, from the coding sequence ATGAAAAAGAATTTTACAGATGTAGATCTGAACCGTTCCGTAGGAAATCTCCTGAGACTGGGTGTAATTCTGTCTGTGGCTACTTCACTGATCGGTTTTATCAAACTGTTTACCGAAGGTTTTGAAATGCCTAAAAAATACACAAGCCTTGCAGTAAGCTCCTCTTCTGATAAAGTATGGAGCCACTTTTGGGATTCTTTATGCAAAGGAGAAGGGATGGCTATTATTCAGCTTGGAATCCTGATCCTGATCCTTACTCCACTGATGAGAATTATCTTCGCTTTAATAGGCTACTTAAAAGAAAAAGACTACGTATATGTATTCATTTCTTCAATTGTTTTAGCGATTATGGCAGTAAGCTTCTTTGCAGGTTACGCACATTAA
- a CDS encoding DUF1543 domain-containing protein, which translates to MKLFYVILGATPKGRNIEQHDVFFGIAENLKDLVPDMKDFWKEAEGKIHLDCYQEVKFADGYEVKIVERGADTSENQLFFLNLGGYKPGFFEEFHEQHLMVGQTMGEIVKRAKATEFYQTMGFEGAVSHIDDKHGVDIDDIFNVSDILPAAMKEKYTIVLTKSDAENQENPMGLGYLKIDKVQ; encoded by the coding sequence ATGAAATTATTTTATGTCATCCTTGGGGCAACTCCCAAAGGACGAAATATCGAACAGCATGACGTATTTTTCGGAATTGCAGAGAATCTTAAAGATTTGGTTCCCGATATGAAGGACTTCTGGAAAGAAGCAGAAGGTAAGATTCACCTTGATTGTTATCAGGAAGTGAAATTTGCTGATGGCTATGAGGTGAAGATCGTTGAAAGAGGAGCAGATACATCAGAAAACCAGTTGTTTTTCCTTAATTTAGGAGGATATAAGCCTGGATTTTTTGAAGAATTCCATGAGCAGCATTTGATGGTAGGACAAACGATGGGAGAGATCGTGAAACGTGCCAAAGCTACTGAATTTTATCAGACAATGGGATTTGAAGGAGCTGTAAGCCATATTGACGATAAGCATGGAGTGGATATTGATGATATTTTCAATGTGAGTGATATTCTTCCGGCAGCGATGAAAGAAAAATATACCATTGTTCTTACAAAATCTGATGCTGAAAATCAGGAAAACCCAATGGGACTAGGATATTTAAAAATTGATAAAGTTCAATAA
- a CDS encoding SH3 domain-containing protein, translated as MALKPKKIFLAAAILSIQFSFAQFAKIVDKDGYVNLRESPDAKSKITGKINSDKIVYTFELEKADKNWLNVYDDDKTTGYINHSKVKLIDSYEVILPITKDENKAIFKSGNIKVDIITEKFNYKENKKFFSSSNYGGQKIEDKYKGNLIWGTDGTTPKTHYKSITVQIKDKKVQIPNKEIENLFNISNEFTGCYYDRKNDTIYLTMINSDGAGAYVALFKIVKGVYKERIVKKPF; from the coding sequence ATGGCATTGAAACCAAAAAAGATATTCCTTGCAGCAGCAATTTTAAGTATTCAATTTTCTTTTGCTCAGTTCGCCAAAATTGTAGATAAAGATGGCTATGTAAATCTAAGAGAAAGTCCGGACGCCAAAAGTAAGATCACAGGAAAAATCAACTCTGATAAAATTGTTTATACTTTTGAGCTGGAAAAAGCTGACAAAAACTGGCTGAATGTTTATGATGATGATAAAACAACGGGTTATATCAATCATTCGAAAGTTAAACTTATTGATTCTTATGAAGTAATTCTTCCTATAACAAAGGATGAAAATAAAGCTATTTTCAAATCCGGAAATATCAAAGTGGATATCATTACTGAAAAGTTCAATTATAAGGAAAATAAAAAGTTCTTTTCTTCATCCAATTATGGTGGCCAAAAAATAGAAGATAAGTATAAAGGGAACCTTATATGGGGAACAGACGGAACCACTCCCAAAACTCACTATAAATCTATCACCGTTCAGATCAAAGATAAAAAAGTTCAGATTCCCAATAAAGAAATTGAAAACCTTTTTAATATCAGCAATGAATTTACAGGGTGTTATTACGATCGTAAAAATGACACGATATATCTCACTATGATTAATTCTGACGGAGCCGGAGCTTATGTTGCTCTTTTTAAAATTGTAAAAGGAGTCTATAAAGAAAGAATTGTAAAAAAACCTTTTTAA
- a CDS encoding SH3 domain-containing protein, which translates to MKKIFLLTAALSVQLSFAQFAKIVDKDGYVNIRENADANSNIVGKINSDEIVYIFDPDHKNWANVSNGYVHNSRLKYIKSYPAVPPIVRDAGKAIFKSGNIKVNIASGKFNFKENEKDFTSTLHGDFYKEQQVWGLDGTIPKTHYLSITAQVGDKIIEIPTKDIENLFQVSNKYTTCYYDRENDTLYISMLNSEGAGTYVALFTIEKGQYKGRTLEIPF; encoded by the coding sequence ATGAAGAAAATATTCCTTTTAACAGCCGCTTTAAGTGTACAATTATCATTTGCTCAGTTTGCAAAAATTGTAGATAAAGATGGCTATGTGAATATAAGGGAAAATGCAGATGCAAACAGTAATATCGTTGGAAAAATCAATTCGGATGAGATCGTCTATATATTTGATCCTGATCATAAGAATTGGGCGAATGTAAGCAATGGGTATGTTCATAATTCCAGATTGAAATATATAAAATCTTACCCAGCTGTCCCTCCGATTGTACGTGATGCCGGCAAAGCGATCTTTAAGTCCGGAAATATTAAAGTAAATATAGCTTCCGGAAAATTTAACTTTAAAGAAAATGAAAAAGATTTCACTTCAACATTACATGGAGATTTCTATAAGGAACAACAAGTTTGGGGGCTAGACGGAACAATTCCTAAGACACACTATCTTTCCATTACTGCGCAAGTTGGCGATAAAATCATCGAAATTCCAACCAAAGACATTGAGAACTTGTTTCAGGTCAGCAATAAATATACGACCTGTTATTATGACCGTGAAAATGATACGTTGTACATCTCCATGCTGAATTCTGAAGGAGCTGGCACCTATGTGGCACTTTTCACCATTGAAAAGGGTCAATATAAAGGAAGAACGTTGGAGATCCCTTTTTAG
- a CDS encoding alpha/beta hydrolase, with product MKNTFWMIFLFSNLSFAQNKVEAQSFLPIITLWTKIPDGPGPKGEVIISSKGSFTNISAPKLIIHQPTHPNGIAVLIISGGGYAHIESGSEGNPAGEWLKSQGITAFELIYRLPGEGWATESVPFQDAQRALRIIRSNAEKYKINPNKIGVLGFSAGGHLAGYISSTFDKGYYPLQDAIDQVSARPDFTGMIYPVVSMLPPNNTTHSFKSLLGKSSDTKDQIKYSVEKQVTGQTPITFLAQSEDDPISSVENSILMYQALKNNQVPAELHLFQSGGHGWGLGKKETNTGEWTNLFLDWLKLNGVYK from the coding sequence ATGAAAAATACATTTTGGATGATCTTTCTTTTTTCAAACTTATCTTTCGCACAGAATAAAGTTGAAGCTCAGAGTTTTTTGCCGATCATTACTCTCTGGACAAAAATACCGGATGGGCCTGGTCCAAAAGGAGAGGTGATTATTTCATCAAAAGGCTCTTTTACTAATATTAGTGCCCCTAAATTGATTATTCACCAACCTACTCACCCTAATGGAATTGCAGTTTTGATAATAAGTGGCGGCGGATATGCGCACATAGAATCTGGTTCTGAGGGTAATCCTGCGGGAGAGTGGCTAAAATCACAAGGAATTACAGCTTTTGAATTGATATACAGACTGCCAGGAGAAGGCTGGGCTACCGAATCAGTTCCTTTTCAGGATGCTCAACGTGCCTTACGAATCATCAGAAGTAATGCAGAAAAATATAAAATTAATCCTAATAAAATAGGCGTTTTGGGCTTTTCTGCGGGTGGTCACCTCGCAGGTTATATTTCTTCTACTTTTGATAAAGGGTATTATCCATTACAAGATGCCATAGATCAAGTTTCTGCCAGACCAGATTTTACCGGAATGATTTATCCTGTGGTGTCCATGCTTCCCCCTAATAATACAACGCATTCTTTCAAATCTTTATTGGGAAAATCATCAGATACAAAAGATCAGATAAAATATTCTGTTGAAAAGCAGGTCACAGGACAAACTCCAATTACCTTTCTGGCACAGTCTGAAGATGACCCCATTTCATCAGTAGAAAACAGTATCCTTATGTATCAGGCCTTGAAGAATAACCAAGTTCCTGCAGAATTACATTTGTTTCAATCCGGAGGGCATGGCTGGGGATTGGGTAAAAAAGAGACCAATACCGGTGAGTGGACAAATTTGTTTTTAGATTGGTTAAAGCTGAACGGAGTCTATAAATAA
- a CDS encoding DMT family transporter: protein MKDYKLIFAVLTVALVWGTTFLAIRVAVETIPAWFVAGIRQFLASIIMLIILLSRKELKWIGWKSLGYQIIFASLMLVVANGMTTVAEETVSSSLASLISACSPILVFLGSVAVGLQKFSIRAFLGVLMCFSGILFIFWDGLQDLANPDYRTGMIFLFCAISGWASGTIFTKKLNIQSGNITLNLFYQFLFAGIVQIILALIFSENYNFGNWTLKSISAMLYLSIFGSVAAFFAFHYALTKISPVQVSILAYVNTIIAIFLGWLIMDEQISFKFILAAALIICGVFIINYKPEMFKRQKVAA, encoded by the coding sequence TTGAAAGATTATAAACTTATTTTCGCTGTTCTTACCGTTGCTTTAGTCTGGGGCACTACATTTTTAGCAATTCGTGTGGCTGTAGAAACTATTCCGGCATGGTTTGTTGCAGGAATCCGTCAGTTCTTGGCTTCTATTATTATGTTGATTATCCTTCTTTCAAGAAAGGAACTCAAATGGATTGGCTGGAAAAGTCTTGGATATCAAATCATTTTTGCATCACTAATGTTGGTTGTTGCTAATGGAATGACCACTGTTGCTGAAGAAACCGTATCAAGCAGCTTGGCATCACTTATCAGTGCCTGTTCTCCTATTCTGGTCTTCTTAGGAAGTGTAGCAGTAGGCTTACAAAAGTTTAGCATCCGCGCATTTCTTGGTGTTCTGATGTGCTTCAGCGGAATCCTTTTTATTTTTTGGGATGGGCTTCAGGATCTTGCCAACCCTGATTATAGAACAGGAATGATCTTCCTTTTCTGTGCTATTTCAGGATGGGCTTCAGGAACTATTTTCACCAAAAAACTGAATATTCAAAGTGGAAATATCACCCTGAATCTATTCTATCAATTTCTATTCGCAGGCATCGTTCAGATTATTCTGGCTTTGATATTTTCAGAAAACTATAATTTCGGAAACTGGACATTAAAAAGTATTTCAGCCATGTTATATCTATCGATTTTTGGCTCAGTAGCAGCTTTTTTTGCTTTTCATTATGCTTTGACTAAAATTTCTCCGGTACAGGTTTCCATATTGGCTTACGTCAATACCATTATTGCTATATTCCTCGGCTGGCTGATAATGGATGAACAGATATCTTTCAAATTTATTCTTGCAGCGGCATTAATTATTTGTGGCGTATTTATTATCAACTACAAACCGGAAATGTTTAAAAGGCAGAAAGTGGCTGCATAA
- a CDS encoding BspA family leucine-rich repeat surface protein produces the protein MHKKNLLFILFIVFFQIIKAQNEFITVWKPSLPSSSSTGIPYPSNENQIWFPGKGTDYNIYWEEIGYPSHNATLSNVSSDYQIFIDFGHPLNPIPSDATYRVKISNGSGSFNQIQFMSSQIVGGNQPLNMIGDSYKIVNIEQWGNIAWASMQNAFHRCENLDITATDIPDLSEVNDMSNMFYNCHHLIGNPTINNWDISNVTTLVGTFNTCYLFNQPIGNWNTSNVTSMAAMFLMAQKFNQPIGNWNTSKVETTASMFFYAFEFNQPIGSWNMSRNLQMELMFVNALQFNQPIGNWNTSNVIDMHSMFQFATNFNQDISTWDTSKVKLMRYMFLMAEQFNGNISTWNVSSVKDMSNMFNGAKKFNQNISGWDVSSVTSMPYMFSDAKTFDQNLGNWKLNSLQIANNLLENTAISCQNYNNTLYGWSQNQSLANTINISPVTSLVYSTPQADTARDYLINYKGWTITGDAYNPECLSHLGTSDIKMDNKVSIYPNPATDIIYIKNTTADHYTILDLTGRVVLKGSMTNEKINIQTLAPGNYLLQLHLKENTQNFKLIKK, from the coding sequence ATGCATAAGAAAAATTTACTTTTTATTCTTTTTATTGTATTCTTTCAGATCATAAAAGCTCAAAATGAGTTTATCACAGTCTGGAAGCCTAGTCTTCCTTCGTCGTCTTCCACAGGAATCCCCTATCCTTCTAATGAAAATCAGATCTGGTTTCCTGGAAAAGGAACCGATTACAATATCTATTGGGAAGAAATTGGCTATCCATCTCATAACGCTACTCTATCGAATGTATCTTCCGATTATCAGATCTTTATTGATTTTGGACACCCGCTAAATCCTATTCCTTCCGATGCCACTTACAGGGTAAAAATAAGTAACGGGAGCGGAAGTTTCAATCAAATACAATTTATGAGCTCGCAGATAGTTGGTGGAAACCAGCCTCTTAACATGATAGGAGATTCATATAAAATCGTAAATATTGAACAATGGGGAAATATAGCCTGGGCTTCTATGCAGAATGCATTTCATCGTTGTGAAAATCTGGATATTACTGCAACGGACATTCCTGATCTTTCGGAAGTAAACGATATGTCTAATATGTTTTACAACTGCCATCATCTGATTGGGAATCCTACCATTAATAACTGGGATATATCCAATGTTACCACCTTAGTAGGAACCTTTAATACATGTTATTTATTCAACCAGCCTATAGGAAATTGGAATACCTCTAACGTGACTTCAATGGCAGCGATGTTCCTGATGGCTCAGAAATTCAATCAACCCATTGGAAACTGGAACACCTCTAAAGTAGAAACCACAGCCTCCATGTTTTTTTATGCTTTTGAATTTAATCAGCCTATTGGCAGTTGGAATATGTCCAGAAACCTTCAAATGGAACTAATGTTTGTAAATGCATTACAATTTAACCAACCCATCGGAAACTGGAATACCTCAAACGTCATTGACATGCACTCTATGTTTCAATTTGCAACCAACTTTAACCAGGACATCAGTACCTGGGACACGAGTAAGGTGAAGTTGATGAGATATATGTTTTTGATGGCAGAACAATTCAATGGTAATATTTCAACCTGGAATGTAAGCAGTGTAAAAGATATGTCCAATATGTTTAATGGAGCCAAAAAATTCAATCAAAATATAAGCGGATGGGATGTAAGCTCCGTAACCAGCATGCCTTATATGTTTAGTGATGCGAAGACTTTTGATCAAAATTTAGGAAACTGGAAACTCAACTCATTACAAATAGCCAACAATCTTCTAGAAAATACAGCTATAAGCTGTCAAAACTACAACAACACTCTTTATGGGTGGAGTCAAAATCAGTCACTCGCTAATACGATCAATATATCGCCAGTCACTTCTCTTGTGTATTCAACTCCTCAAGCAGATACAGCAAGAGATTATCTGATCAATTATAAAGGCTGGACAATCACCGGAGATGCCTATAACCCGGAATGTTTATCCCATCTTGGTACTTCAGATATAAAAATGGATAACAAAGTCAGCATCTATCCTAATCCTGCCACAGATATTATTTACATTAAAAACACCACTGCAGATCACTATACAATCCTTGATCTCACAGGAAGAGTTGTTTTAAAAGGAAGTATGACCAATGAAAAAATTAACATCCAAACGTTAGCCCCGGGAAATTATCTTCTACAACTTCATCTAAAAGAGAATACACAGAATTTTAAATTGATAAAAAAGTAA
- the yiaA gene encoding inner membrane protein YiaA: MKKQRVSNAFVAASWVALGAGMIGYIVGLARAEMLLNEKGYYFTILLYGLFAVVSLQKAVRDKLENIQVTDIYYGICWFATLSSIVLLAIGLWNATILPSEKGFYAFAFLLALFGAIAVQKNTRDNMLQE, encoded by the coding sequence ATGAAAAAACAAAGAGTATCAAATGCATTTGTCGCAGCTTCTTGGGTCGCATTGGGAGCAGGAATGATCGGTTATATCGTAGGTCTTGCAAGAGCAGAAATGTTGCTGAATGAAAAAGGTTACTATTTTACGATCTTATTATATGGTCTATTTGCCGTTGTTTCTTTACAGAAAGCTGTTCGTGATAAATTGGAAAATATCCAGGTAACAGATATTTACTATGGGATTTGTTGGTTTGCTACCCTTTCTTCCATTGTATTGCTGGCTATAGGCCTTTGGAACGCCACTATACTTCCAAGTGAAAAAGGATTCTACGCTTTTGCCTTCCTGCTGGCACTTTTTGGTGCTATTGCTGTTCAAAAGAATACCCGAGACAATATGCTTCAGGAATAA
- a CDS encoding IS3 family transposase: MIFTCGLLGLNRQIYYRSIKRTKVCKNRASEVVKLVESIRVKMPRLGGRKLYFMLQKSLSSIKVGRDKFFDILRANHLLIAPRKNYHVTTNSHHRFRKHKNLILDYQITKPNQVWVADITYIGDRRNPSYLSLITDAYSKKNSGDIFVADNLNTESSLMALKRALKKHKGMAGSLIHHSDRGLQYCSNEYQNVLQKHQLKCSMTQNSDPYENAVAERVNGILKHEFNIDRHHINHALRRKLVEESIEIYNELRPHFSNYYLTPNQMHKQSEIKMRTYKNKNQSKKNFALV, translated from the coding sequence TTGATTTTTACTTGTGGATTGTTAGGGTTAAATAGACAAATCTATTATAGAAGTATCAAGCGTACAAAAGTTTGTAAGAATAGGGCTTCAGAGGTTGTAAAGCTGGTAGAGAGTATTCGTGTTAAAATGCCCAGATTAGGAGGCAGGAAACTATATTTTATGTTACAAAAATCACTAAGTTCTATCAAAGTGGGAAGAGATAAATTTTTTGATATCCTAAGAGCCAATCACTTATTGATTGCTCCCAGGAAAAATTATCATGTTACTACCAACTCCCATCATCGCTTCAGAAAGCACAAAAATTTGATTCTGGACTATCAGATAACAAAACCCAACCAGGTTTGGGTTGCCGATATTACTTATATAGGAGACAGAAGAAATCCAAGCTATTTAAGCTTAATAACTGACGCTTATTCTAAGAAAAATAGTGGGGACATTTTTGTAGCAGATAATTTAAATACAGAGAGTAGTCTTATGGCATTGAAAAGAGCTTTAAAGAAACATAAAGGTATGGCGGGATCCTTAATCCATCATTCTGATCGTGGCTTACAATACTGCTCGAATGAATACCAGAACGTTTTGCAAAAGCATCAATTAAAATGTAGTATGACACAAAATTCCGATCCTTATGAAAATGCAGTAGCGGAGAGAGTGAATGGCATTTTAAAGCACGAATTTAATATTGACAGGCATCATATAAACCATGCTTTAAGAAGAAAGTTAGTAGAGGAATCCATCGAAATTTACAATGAGCTGCGTCCTCATTTTTCAAATTACTATCTAACCCCAAACCAGATGCATAAGCAGTCAGAAATTAAAATGAGAACTTATAAAAATAAAAACCAAAGCAAAAAAAACTTTGCTCTGGTTTAA
- a CDS encoding transposase — protein sequence MEEQLKSQYIKRTQKDYSLSLKLQIVKEVESGESTITSCRKKYGIQSHATVLNWLRKYGNFDWENQRPYAMEKTPEQRIMELEAEVRLLEKQKAFLEKQAYIADKKAIFFDMMIDLAEKEYHIDIRKNSPPEQSMTSAVKKKKL from the coding sequence ATGGAAGAACAATTAAAATCACAGTACATCAAACGTACGCAGAAAGATTACAGTTTAAGTTTAAAACTTCAAATAGTAAAAGAAGTTGAATCCGGCGAGTCAACTATTACCAGTTGTCGCAAAAAATATGGCATACAATCCCATGCTACAGTTTTGAATTGGCTCAGAAAATATGGTAACTTTGATTGGGAAAACCAAAGACCTTATGCCATGGAAAAAACACCTGAACAACGAATTATGGAACTAGAAGCCGAAGTAAGACTTCTTGAAAAGCAAAAAGCTTTCTTGGAAAAGCAGGCTTATATTGCTGATAAAAAAGCTATATTTTTTGATATGATGATTGATCTTGCAGAGAAAGAATATCACATTGATATTCGAAAAAACTCACCACCCGAACAATCGATGACTTCCGCAGTAAAGAAAAAGAAACTTTGA